DNA sequence from the Parasphingorhabdus cellanae genome:
GTGACCCCATATTTACCAGCGGCGACATGAGGCGCTTGTAAAGCAAGACCAAAGTCGCAAAGACCAGTAGAACTCCCGAAATTAAGGCAATGATGAAGTTGACAAACAATTCCTGTTGCCATTCTTCTTCACCAAAGGGCGCGTTAGAAACACCGGTTGGCAGATTTTTCATGATCGGCAGATTATTGATCGCCGTCATCGCCTCACCCTTGATCACATCGGGCGCGAGATCAGCACCAACGAAAGTCCGCCGGTTCTGGTTATAACGCTGGATTGTTGTTGGCCCAGATCCAAAACTGACTTTTGCCACTCTGCTCAATGGGACCGTACCGCCGCTTGCCGTCGGAATGGGCAAATTTTCAATGGTCGTCAGATCGGTACGGGATTCTTCCGGTAGCATCACCCGGATCGGAATCTGGCGATCTGACAAAGAAAATTTAGCCGCATTCTGATCAATCTCGCCTAATGTCGCGATACGGATTGTTTGGCTAAGGTCGGATGTAGTCACGCCCAGTTTAGAAGCCAAGTCGGTATAAGGCGTGATCAAAATTTCCGGGCGGCTGAGGTCGGCAGCGATACGGGGAGCGACTATCAGGTTGACACCCTTCATTTGCTCGACCAGCTGAAATGCCGTTTCATCCAATAATTTGGGATCGGAGCCGGTCAACATGATTGAAATATCACGCCCGGTACCGCCGCCACCGCTTTGCGATTGGAAAGAAATGCGTGCATCGGGTATTTTCTGCAAGAGCGGCGCCATGCTGCGTTCAAACTCTATCGACGTTTTTTCACGCTCGGTTTTATAGTTCACAAATACCGTCGCATTAGTTTCCCGCACACGGGTTAAAGCGCGCTCGACTTCCGGCTGCTGATACATAAGCTCAGAGACTTGATCGGCAATTTTTTCGGTCTGCTGAAGCGTGGTTCCCGGCACAACTTCAATCTGAACCCGGCTGGAATCTTCATTGATGGTGGGTTGGAATTGGGCCGGTGTTACGGCGAACAAAACCACCGTCAACAAAAATGCAAAAAGCCCCATACCCATCATCCAGATACGGTGATCCAGGAATTTGGCGACGAACCGGCGCCGTAAACCTCCACCTTCAGCATATTTTCGAGCCGCCGTCTGATCCAGACACCAGTTCAAAAGGCGCATATAGCGATCCATCCATACGCCTTCACCATGCTCGGCATGGCCTTTGGATTCTAAGAAATAGGCCGCAACCATCGGGGTAATCATCCGCGCAACGGCAAGGCTCATCAGTACAGAAATCACAACGGTGATTCCGAAGTTCTTAAAGAATTGACCTGAAATGCCAGGCATTAACCCGACCGGAAGAAAAACTGCAACGATACAAAAAGATGTTGCCACGACGGCCAAGCCAATTTCATCGGCGGCATCGATAGACGCCTGATAGGCGGATTTCCCCATGCGCATATGGCGCACGATATTCTCGATTTCCACAATCGCGTCATCCACCAAAACACCCGCAACAAGGCCTAACGCTAGCAAAGAAAGGAAGTTCAGGTTGAACCCCAGTAAATCCATGAACCAAAATGTCGGTATAGCCGACAACGGAATAGCAATCGCAGAGATAAGCGTTGCCCGCCAGTCCCGTAAAAATAGAAAGACAACTACCACAGCCAGCAGCGCGCCCTCGACCATAGCGGCCATCGAGCTCTTATATTGAGTTTTCGTATAGTCTACGCTGCTGCCAAGACGGATAAATTCAACCCCGGGGTTTTCCTCCGTAATCCGATCCATAATCTCAACAGCATTGTCGTAGACTGTAACGTCGGACGCGCCGCGCGCACGAGACATGGAAAAGTTCACGACCTCCACGCCCCTGACTTTGCTGATAGAGCTGCGCTCACCGAAGGAGTCATTTACATCTGCGACAT
Encoded proteins:
- a CDS encoding efflux RND transporter permease subunit, with the protein product MNLRNISAWSTRNPVVPLVLFTALLLAGLLSFNRMDVVNNPDVEFPGVSVSISQPGAAPTEIENQITQRIEASVRSISGVKNIISTASEGSSRTFVEFEIGTDVNDAVNEVKNAVDQARGSLPDGILEPQISKEDVAGGPIAYFAVKADDMTVEQLSWFVDDTVAKNLLTVEGMAEVDRFGGVDREIRVILKPARMQALSVTANQINTVLRQVNVNAAGGRAEVGGTRQSVRVLGNADDAYALSQTQISLGSGQTIKLSDVADVNDSFGERSSISKVRGVEVVNFSMSRARGASDVTVYDNAVEIMDRITEENPGVEFIRLGSSVDYTKTQYKSSMAAMVEGALLAVVVVFLFLRDWRATLISAIAIPLSAIPTFWFMDLLGFNLNFLSLLALGLVAGVLVDDAIVEIENIVRHMRMGKSAYQASIDAADEIGLAVVATSFCIVAVFLPVGLMPGISGQFFKNFGITVVISVLMSLAVARMITPMVAAYFLESKGHAEHGEGVWMDRYMRLLNWCLDQTAARKYAEGGGLRRRFVAKFLDHRIWMMGMGLFAFLLTVVLFAVTPAQFQPTINEDSSRVQIEVVPGTTLQQTEKIADQVSELMYQQPEVERALTRVRETNATVFVNYKTEREKTSIEFERSMAPLLQKIPDARISFQSQSGGGGTGRDISIMLTGSDPKLLDETAFQLVEQMKGVNLIVAPRIAADLSRPEILITPYTDLASKLGVTTSDLSQTIRIATLGEIDQNAAKFSLSDRQIPIRVMLPEESRTDLTTIENLPIPTASGGTVPLSRVAKVSFGSGPTTIQRYNQNRRTFVGADLAPDVIKGEAMTAINNLPIMKNLPTGVSNAPFGEEEWQQELFVNFIIALISGVLLVFATLVLLYKRLMSPLVNMGSLALAPLGGIFLVWVVGQPLSMPVLIGVLMLLGIVSKNSILLIDFAIEEMQKGVPKFEAIMDAGHKRAQPIVMTTVAMTAGMVPTALSLSGDGAWRAPMGTVVIGGLIVSTLLTLVIVPAGFSLADGFERRVGPWLRRTMLTYNPGDDADDKARVQPAE